The Vicinamibacterales bacterium genome contains a region encoding:
- a CDS encoding response regulator gives MTVSTPRVLVVSESRITRRVVEMTFADQPVELVVAADGRTGVEQWQAKPPAVLVVDFTMGPPDGLTMARQVRDAQGDAAPPVILMAGQGETVDDGVLASAGVRGVLRKPLDSMQLIDAVRGAIRDGRRTVAEPALWRPAYEEASPETAVTSSAAVGSEEVAAVAVEDVASVTVAPADPEPSAVGALLAALEPETPASGTDDPAGDLLRAVVDAPVASGPSVADALAAAAAALDPSLGAPAAPPAEALLAAPIDRPLADEDLQRVAERVVAIWSGDAARERHVSELVAERVERVAPAAANAAAERLVRELAPAVVAEVARLVVTDVSERLVREEIARIRSAPATR, from the coding sequence ATGACCGTCTCGACTCCCCGGGTGCTCGTCGTTTCAGAGAGCCGCATCACGCGGCGGGTCGTGGAGATGACATTCGCCGACCAGCCGGTCGAACTCGTCGTCGCCGCCGACGGCCGTACCGGAGTGGAGCAGTGGCAGGCCAAGCCGCCCGCGGTCCTCGTGGTCGACTTCACGATGGGCCCGCCGGACGGGCTCACCATGGCCCGACAGGTCCGCGACGCGCAGGGCGACGCCGCGCCGCCCGTCATCCTCATGGCGGGCCAGGGCGAGACGGTGGACGACGGCGTGCTGGCGTCGGCGGGCGTGCGCGGCGTGCTCCGGAAGCCGCTGGATTCGATGCAGCTCATCGACGCCGTGCGCGGGGCCATTCGCGACGGACGGCGCACGGTGGCCGAACCGGCGCTGTGGCGGCCCGCCTACGAGGAGGCGTCGCCGGAGACGGCCGTGACCTCGTCGGCGGCGGTCGGGTCCGAGGAGGTCGCCGCCGTCGCCGTGGAGGATGTGGCCTCGGTGACCGTGGCCCCCGCGGACCCCGAGCCGTCGGCCGTGGGCGCGCTGCTCGCGGCGCTCGAACCCGAGACGCCGGCGTCGGGCACCGACGATCCGGCTGGCGACCTCCTCCGGGCCGTGGTGGACGCGCCGGTGGCGTCGGGGCCGTCCGTGGCCGACGCCCTGGCCGCCGCCGCGGCGGCGCTGGATCCGTCACTGGGCGCGCCGGCCGCTCCGCCCGCCGAGGCCCTCCTTGCGGCCCCGATCGACCGGCCGCTGGCCGACGAGGACCTGCAGCGCGTGGCCGAGCGCGTCGTGGCCATCTGGAGCGGGGACGCGGCGCGGGAGCGCCACGTGTCCGAGCTGGTGGCCGAGCGCGTGGAACGCGTGGCGCCGGCGGCGGCGAACGCCGCCGCCGAGCGTCTGGTCCGGGAGCTCGCGCCGGCCGTGGTCGCGGAAGTGGCGCGCCTCGTCGTCACGGACGTCTCCGAGCGCCTCGTGCGCGAAGAGATCGCGCGGATCCGGTCGGCGCCCGCCACGCGCTAG
- a CDS encoding biotin--[acetyl-CoA-carboxylase] ligase: MEASSTLPAPMADAVARVRPRLGTHVGGIRYAPTVASTMDAVAMLGETGAPHGLVLVAGEQTAGRGRRGHLWSSPAGAGLYVSLLVRPPVEAPVGEAPSVLGLLTLTAGLAVAEGIGQATGLEASLKWPNDLFHGYKLAGVLAEAHHLGAERQFVVLGVGVNVRDVAYVGEDERATSLERELGAVPDVGEVLAEILAAWATRYQDLLDGKFHRVVDRWRHRAGGIVGRPVCWVESGVEREGTTRGVDASGALLVDTGERVARIVSGAVRWL; the protein is encoded by the coding sequence GTGGAGGCATCGTCGACCCTGCCCGCGCCGATGGCGGACGCGGTGGCCCGCGTCAGGCCGCGCCTCGGCACCCACGTCGGCGGGATTCGCTACGCGCCGACCGTCGCCTCGACGATGGACGCGGTGGCGATGCTGGGCGAGACCGGCGCACCGCACGGGTTGGTTCTCGTGGCGGGCGAGCAGACCGCGGGCCGGGGGCGGCGGGGACACCTCTGGTCGTCGCCGGCCGGCGCCGGGTTGTACGTGTCGCTGCTGGTCCGCCCGCCGGTCGAAGCCCCGGTCGGAGAGGCCCCGAGCGTCCTGGGCCTCCTGACGCTGACGGCCGGCCTGGCGGTTGCCGAGGGCATCGGGCAGGCCACGGGCCTTGAAGCCTCCCTGAAGTGGCCGAACGATCTGTTCCATGGCTACAAGCTCGCCGGGGTCCTGGCCGAGGCGCACCACCTCGGCGCGGAGCGCCAGTTCGTGGTGCTCGGCGTGGGCGTGAACGTGCGGGACGTGGCCTACGTGGGCGAGGACGAGCGTGCGACCTCGCTCGAGCGCGAGCTCGGGGCGGTGCCGGACGTGGGGGAGGTGCTCGCCGAGATTCTCGCGGCATGGGCGACGCGGTACCAGGACCTCCTCGACGGCAAGTTCCACCGGGTGGTCGATCGCTGGCGCCACCGCGCGGGCGGCATCGTCGGCCGGCCCGTGTGCTGGGTCGAGTCGGGCGTGGAACGGGAAGGCACGACGCGCGGAGTGGATGCGAGCGGCGCGCTCCTGGTCGACACTGGCGAGCGCGTGGCCCGGATCGTGTCTGGAGCGGTGCGGTGGCTCTGA
- a CDS encoding cobalamin B12-binding domain-containing protein: MENVVSQPEPRDPGTGTGKIRVVIAKPGLDGHDRGAKVIARALRDAGMEVIYTGLRQTPEMIVSAALQEDADVIGLSILSGAHMHICPRVVELLKSQGLDDVLVVVGGIIPDQDLPKLHALGITGVFIPGTPMQAIVDFIQTHVRSRSDA, from the coding sequence ATGGAGAACGTGGTGAGCCAGCCTGAGCCCCGTGACCCCGGTACCGGGACCGGCAAGATTCGAGTGGTGATCGCCAAACCGGGGCTCGACGGCCACGACCGGGGCGCCAAGGTCATCGCGCGGGCGCTGCGTGACGCCGGGATGGAAGTGATCTACACGGGACTGCGCCAGACGCCCGAGATGATCGTGAGCGCGGCCCTGCAGGAAGACGCTGACGTCATTGGGCTGTCGATTTTGTCAGGCGCGCACATGCACATCTGTCCGCGCGTGGTCGAACTGCTCAAGAGCCAGGGCCTCGACGACGTCCTCGTCGTCGTCGGCGGCATCATTCCGGATCAGGACCTCCCGAAACTGCATGCCCTGGGCATCACGGGGGTGTTCATCCCGGGGACGCCGATGCAGGCCATCGTCGACTTCATCCAGACCCACGTCCGCTCGCGTTCCGACGCCTGA
- a CDS encoding Glu/Leu/Phe/Val dehydrogenase encodes MATHGSVFSAMLEEFEGAARILDLDPGIWQILTHPKRQITVSCPIQRDNGQIEVFTGYRVQYNITLGPAKGGIRYHPGVTLDEVTALAAWMTWKCAVAQVPFGGGKGGIICDPTTMSKRELEALTRRYTAEIIDAIGPEKDVPAPDVNTDAQIMAWFMDTYSMHVGHTSTAVVTGKPVEMGGSLGRREATGRGVMIIARESARHLGFELKGATAAVQGFGNVGSIGAELMHAQGAKILAATDWKGGVYNAAGLDMPALLEWTAAHRTVTGFPGAEPISNDQLFALDVDILVPAALENQITADNCGAIRAKMVIEGANGPTTPEAHKALHDRGVFVVPDILANAGGVTTSYFEWVQDRHGYFWSEKEVNERLEAKMVQAFDAVLATAKQHDVDMRTAAYIVAINRVATVTRMRGMYA; translated from the coding sequence ATGGCCACACATGGCAGCGTGTTCAGTGCAATGCTGGAAGAGTTCGAAGGTGCCGCCCGCATCCTCGACCTGGATCCCGGCATCTGGCAGATCCTGACCCATCCGAAGCGACAGATCACGGTGTCGTGTCCGATCCAGCGCGACAACGGCCAGATCGAGGTCTTCACCGGATACCGCGTCCAGTACAACATCACCCTCGGCCCGGCGAAGGGCGGCATCCGCTATCACCCGGGTGTCACGCTCGACGAGGTCACGGCGCTTGCCGCCTGGATGACGTGGAAGTGCGCGGTGGCGCAGGTGCCGTTCGGCGGCGGCAAGGGCGGCATCATCTGCGATCCGACCACGATGTCGAAGCGCGAGCTCGAGGCACTCACCCGCCGCTACACCGCCGAGATCATCGACGCGATCGGGCCCGAGAAGGACGTCCCCGCGCCCGACGTGAACACGGACGCCCAGATCATGGCGTGGTTCATGGACACCTATTCCATGCACGTCGGCCACACGTCGACGGCGGTGGTGACGGGCAAGCCCGTGGAGATGGGCGGATCGCTCGGCCGGCGCGAGGCGACGGGCCGCGGCGTGATGATCATCGCGCGCGAGTCGGCACGCCACCTCGGGTTCGAGCTGAAGGGCGCCACCGCGGCCGTGCAGGGATTCGGCAACGTGGGCTCGATCGGAGCCGAGCTGATGCACGCGCAGGGCGCGAAGATCCTGGCCGCCACCGACTGGAAGGGCGGCGTCTACAACGCGGCCGGCCTGGACATGCCAGCGCTGCTCGAGTGGACGGCCGCGCACAGGACCGTCACCGGCTTTCCCGGCGCCGAGCCGATCTCCAACGACCAGCTCTTCGCGCTCGACGTGGACATCCTGGTGCCTGCCGCGCTGGAGAACCAGATCACGGCCGACAACTGCGGCGCCATCAGGGCGAAGATGGTGATCGAGGGCGCCAACGGGCCCACGACACCGGAGGCCCACAAGGCCCTGCACGACCGCGGCGTCTTCGTGGTGCCCGACATCCTTGCCAACGCCGGCGGCGTGACCACGTCGTACTTCGAGTGGGTGCAGGACCGCCACGGATACTTCTGGTCCGAGAAGGAAGTGAACGAGCGCCTCGAGGCCAAGATGGTGCAGGCCTTCGACGCGGTGCTCGCGACCGCCAAGCAGCACGATGTGGACATGCGGACGGCCGCCTATATCGTGGCCATCAACCGCGTCGCCACCGTGACGCGCATGCGCGGGATGTACGCGTAG
- the nadC gene encoding carboxylating nicotinate-nucleotide diphosphorylase, which produces MTALAPPAPETYRDLVARALAEDVRTGDATSRAVVAAGARGRGVLLAKAPLVVAGLDVAAEVFRQCDPAVVFEVRWGDGARVEAGDVVAVVTGQARALLTAERTALNIVQRLSGVATLTAAYVEAAHGRITVLDTRKTTPLWRALEKYAVRCGGGTNHRAALDDAILVKDNHKRLAGGITPAVTRALAGANGLRVEVEVESLSELDEALAAGASAVLLDNFPTYDVRQAVATVAGRAYIEVSGGVTIAKLPELATTGADAVSIGALTHSAPAVDLSLEIEAAVD; this is translated from the coding sequence ATGACGGCGCTCGCGCCTCCCGCGCCAGAGACCTACCGCGATCTCGTCGCGCGCGCGCTCGCCGAGGACGTCCGGACCGGTGACGCGACGAGCCGCGCGGTGGTCGCGGCGGGCGCGCGGGGCCGCGGCGTCCTGCTGGCGAAGGCGCCGCTCGTCGTGGCGGGCCTGGACGTGGCGGCCGAGGTCTTCCGCCAGTGCGATCCGGCCGTCGTGTTCGAGGTGCGATGGGGCGACGGCGCGCGGGTGGAGGCCGGCGACGTCGTGGCCGTGGTCACCGGACAGGCGCGGGCGCTGCTGACGGCCGAACGCACCGCCCTGAACATCGTCCAGCGGCTGTCGGGGGTGGCGACGCTGACGGCCGCGTACGTGGAGGCCGCCCACGGACGGATCACGGTGCTCGACACCCGCAAGACCACGCCGCTCTGGCGCGCGCTGGAGAAGTACGCCGTCAGGTGCGGCGGGGGCACGAATCACCGGGCCGCGCTCGACGACGCGATCCTGGTCAAGGACAACCACAAGCGGCTCGCCGGCGGCATCACGCCCGCGGTGACGCGGGCGCTCGCCGGCGCGAACGGCCTGCGCGTCGAAGTGGAAGTGGAGTCCCTCTCCGAGCTCGACGAGGCGCTCGCCGCGGGCGCCTCGGCGGTACTGCTCGACAACTTCCCGACCTACGACGTGCGGCAGGCCGTGGCGACGGTGGCCGGCCGGGCCTACATCGAGGTGTCGGGCGGCGTGACCATCGCGAAGCTGCCCGAGCTGGCGACGACGGGCGCAGACGCGGTGTCGATCGGGGCCCTCACGCATTCCGCGCCTGCCGTGGATCTCAGCCTCGAGATCGAGGCAGCCGTCGACTGA
- a CDS encoding methylmalonyl-CoA mutase family protein, with protein MATTLKTAGEKARWAREVLDPALRRSPERPGPFTTVSGRPVERLYTAEDVADLDYARDIGNPGEFPYVRGIHPSGYRGKVWTMRQFAGFGTPEETNARYKELIAAGGTGLSVAFDLPTLMGRDPDHPLSLGEVGKCGVNVTSLADMERLFDGIALADITTSMTINSPAPMIFAMYLAVAEQQGADLGRISGTIQNDILKEFIAQKEYIFPPRPSMRLITDIFGFCSRRVPKWNTISVSGYHIREAGSTALQELAFTLRDGLEYVQYGVDAGLPVDSFVPRISFFFNSHSDFFEEIAKFRAARKLWADAMRQRFDARDPRSWQLRFHTQTAGVSLTAQQPYNNVVRTALQALAAVLGGTNSLHTNSLDEALALPTKEAVTIALRTQQVLAHESGVANVVDPLGGSYFVEALTREMEQGTLKYWDTIDRMGGMVEAIELGYPQKEIAEASYQFQQAVERREKTIVGVNDFVLENEPPIEILYIDDSAADTQLARLDDLRRRRDNAAVARTLDALKRAAAGTDNTMEPMLDCVRAYATVGEMCDALRDVWGEWEETPII; from the coding sequence ATGGCCACCACGCTGAAGACCGCTGGAGAGAAGGCGCGCTGGGCGCGCGAGGTGCTCGACCCCGCCCTCCGGCGCTCGCCCGAACGTCCAGGGCCCTTCACGACCGTCTCCGGGCGGCCCGTGGAGCGCCTGTACACGGCGGAGGACGTCGCCGACCTCGACTACGCGCGGGACATCGGAAATCCGGGGGAGTTTCCCTACGTCCGTGGCATCCACCCCAGCGGCTACCGCGGCAAGGTCTGGACCATGCGGCAGTTCGCGGGCTTCGGCACGCCGGAAGAGACCAACGCCCGCTACAAGGAGCTCATCGCGGCCGGCGGCACCGGCCTGAGCGTGGCGTTCGACCTGCCGACGCTGATGGGGCGCGACCCGGACCATCCGCTCTCGCTGGGCGAGGTGGGCAAGTGCGGCGTGAACGTGACGTCGCTGGCCGACATGGAGCGCCTGTTCGACGGCATCGCCCTCGCGGACATCACGACGTCGATGACGATCAACTCGCCGGCGCCCATGATCTTCGCGATGTACCTGGCCGTGGCGGAGCAGCAGGGCGCGGACCTCGGCCGGATCTCCGGAACGATCCAGAACGACATCCTGAAGGAATTCATCGCACAGAAGGAGTACATCTTCCCCCCGCGTCCCTCGATGCGGCTCATCACCGACATCTTCGGGTTCTGCAGCCGCCGCGTGCCGAAGTGGAACACGATCTCGGTGAGCGGCTATCACATCCGCGAGGCGGGATCGACGGCGCTCCAGGAACTGGCCTTCACGCTGCGCGACGGCCTCGAATACGTGCAGTACGGCGTGGACGCGGGTCTGCCCGTGGACAGCTTCGTGCCGCGCATCTCCTTCTTCTTCAACTCCCACAGCGACTTCTTCGAGGAGATCGCCAAGTTCCGCGCGGCCCGCAAGCTGTGGGCCGACGCGATGCGCCAGCGCTTCGACGCCCGCGATCCGCGGTCGTGGCAGTTGCGGTTCCATACGCAGACGGCCGGGGTGTCGCTCACGGCCCAGCAGCCGTACAACAACGTCGTCCGCACGGCGCTGCAGGCGCTGGCGGCGGTGCTGGGCGGCACCAATTCGCTGCACACCAACTCGCTCGACGAAGCCCTGGCGCTGCCGACGAAGGAGGCCGTCACGATCGCCCTCCGCACGCAGCAGGTGCTGGCGCACGAGAGCGGCGTCGCCAATGTCGTGGATCCGCTGGGCGGCTCCTACTTCGTGGAGGCGCTGACGCGCGAGATGGAGCAGGGAACGCTCAAGTACTGGGACACCATCGACCGGATGGGCGGCATGGTCGAGGCGATCGAACTGGGGTACCCGCAGAAGGAGATCGCGGAGGCGTCGTACCAGTTCCAGCAGGCCGTCGAACGCCGGGAGAAGACCATCGTGGGCGTGAACGACTTCGTCCTCGAGAACGAGCCGCCGATCGAGATCCTGTACATCGACGACTCCGCGGCCGACACGCAGCTGGCGCGCCTCGACGACCTGCGCCGCCGCCGGGACAACGCGGCCGTGGCCCGCACGCTGGATGCGTTGAAACGCGCCGCCGCCGGGACGGACAACACGATGGAGCCGATGCTCGACTGCGTGCGCGCCTACGCGACGGTGGGCGAGATGTGCGACGCGCTGCGCGACGTCTGGGGCGAATGGGAAGAGACGCCAATCATCTAG
- the valS gene encoding valine--tRNA ligase has product MSTPLPPAVPESPALEGLEAKFSERWEQQGTYRFDRARTRDEVYAIDTPPPTVSGSLHVGHVFSYTHTDIVARYMRMRGKAVFYPMGWDDNGLPTERRVQNYYGVRCDPALPYDPAFEPPAAPGKTPIAVSRPNFIELCTRLTIEDERAFEQLWRHLGLSIDWSMTYATIAKPAQRVSQLAFLRLLARGQAYQLEAPTLWDVDFKTAVAQAELEDREMPGAYHRLRFAREDGGAVEIDTTRPELLPACVALVAHPDDARYQPLFGSVVTTPLFKARVPVVAHALADPEKGSGIAMICTFGDLTDVVWWRELRLPVRAVIQPNGTLGAVTWGGEGWESGDSAQAQAAYDQLVGLSAKKAQARIVELLTASGDLVAPPRAITHHVKFFEKGDRPLEIVTSRQWFFKTIEHRDGLLARGRELQWHPEYMRARYENWVNGLNGDWCVSRQRFFGVPFPVWYAVRDDGSVDYARRMVPDESRLPIDPSTDVPDGYEESQRGRPGGFIGDPDVMDTWATSSVSPQIACGWDHDADLMARTFPMDLRPQAHDIIRTWLFSTVLRAHLEHDSLPWRHAAISGWVLDPDRKKMSKSKGNVVTPMGLLQEYGSDGVRYWAARGGPGVDTAFDVGQMKIGRRLAIKLLNASKFVLGRDAELGAITAPLDRALLATLATLVDDASAALDRYEYTRALDRTEAFFWSFCDDYLELVKARRYGDHGAEGAQSANAAMRATLSVLTRLLAPYLPFVADEVWSWWQSGSVHRAPWPTSAEIAALVPGSADVAPLAVAVDVIAALRRAKSEAKVGMKTAMSRAVVRDTEARLAALGLVAADVRAAGNVRDLAFEPADTLSVDATFEPASGAPA; this is encoded by the coding sequence ATGTCCACACCGCTACCGCCTGCCGTCCCCGAGTCCCCGGCCCTCGAAGGCCTCGAAGCCAAGTTCTCCGAGCGCTGGGAGCAGCAGGGCACCTACCGCTTCGACCGCGCGCGGACGCGCGACGAGGTCTACGCCATCGACACGCCGCCGCCGACGGTGAGCGGTTCGCTGCACGTCGGCCACGTCTTCTCCTACACCCACACGGACATCGTCGCGCGCTACATGCGGATGCGCGGCAAGGCCGTGTTCTACCCGATGGGCTGGGACGACAACGGCCTGCCGACCGAGCGCCGGGTCCAGAACTACTACGGCGTGCGGTGCGATCCGGCGCTGCCCTACGACCCGGCGTTCGAGCCGCCGGCGGCGCCCGGCAAGACCCCGATCGCCGTGTCCCGTCCCAACTTCATCGAGCTCTGCACGCGCCTGACGATCGAGGACGAGCGCGCCTTCGAGCAGCTGTGGCGCCATCTCGGCCTGTCGATCGACTGGTCGATGACCTACGCGACCATCGCGAAACCCGCGCAGCGCGTGTCCCAGCTGGCGTTCCTCCGTCTGCTCGCCCGCGGACAGGCCTACCAGCTCGAGGCTCCGACGCTCTGGGACGTGGACTTCAAGACGGCGGTGGCCCAGGCCGAGCTCGAGGATCGCGAGATGCCGGGCGCGTATCACCGGCTGCGGTTCGCACGCGAGGACGGCGGCGCCGTGGAGATCGACACGACGCGGCCGGAACTGCTGCCGGCCTGCGTCGCGCTGGTCGCCCATCCCGACGACGCGCGCTACCAGCCGCTCTTCGGGAGCGTCGTGACGACACCGCTCTTCAAGGCGCGCGTGCCCGTGGTGGCGCATGCGCTGGCCGATCCGGAGAAGGGCAGCGGCATCGCCATGATCTGCACGTTCGGCGATCTCACCGACGTCGTGTGGTGGCGGGAACTCCGCCTGCCGGTCCGGGCCGTCATCCAGCCCAACGGCACCCTGGGCGCCGTCACGTGGGGGGGCGAGGGCTGGGAGAGCGGGGACTCCGCGCAGGCCCAGGCCGCCTACGACCAGCTCGTCGGTCTGTCGGCCAAGAAGGCGCAGGCCCGCATCGTGGAGCTGCTGACGGCGTCGGGCGATCTCGTGGCGCCGCCTCGCGCGATCACCCACCACGTGAAGTTCTTCGAGAAGGGCGACCGCCCGCTCGAGATCGTGACGAGCCGCCAGTGGTTCTTCAAGACGATCGAGCACCGGGACGGCCTGCTGGCGCGAGGGCGCGAGCTGCAATGGCATCCGGAGTACATGCGGGCGCGCTACGAGAACTGGGTGAACGGCCTGAACGGCGACTGGTGCGTCAGCCGCCAGCGCTTCTTCGGCGTGCCGTTCCCGGTGTGGTACGCGGTGCGCGACGACGGCTCGGTGGACTACGCACGGCGGATGGTGCCCGACGAGTCGCGGCTGCCCATCGACCCGTCCACCGACGTGCCGGACGGCTACGAGGAATCGCAGCGGGGACGTCCCGGGGGCTTCATCGGCGACCCCGACGTGATGGACACCTGGGCGACCTCGTCGGTGTCGCCGCAGATCGCGTGCGGCTGGGACCACGACGCCGACCTCATGGCGCGCACGTTCCCGATGGACCTGCGTCCGCAGGCGCACGACATCATCCGGACGTGGCTCTTCTCGACGGTGCTCCGGGCGCACCTCGAGCACGACTCGCTGCCCTGGCGACACGCGGCGATCTCGGGATGGGTGCTCGACCCGGACCGCAAGAAGATGTCGAAGTCCAAGGGCAACGTCGTCACGCCGATGGGGCTCCTGCAGGAGTACGGCAGCGACGGCGTCCGCTACTGGGCGGCCCGCGGCGGCCCCGGCGTCGACACGGCGTTCGACGTCGGGCAGATGAAGATCGGACGGCGGCTCGCGATCAAGCTGCTGAACGCGTCGAAGTTCGTCCTCGGCCGCGACGCTGAGCTGGGCGCGATCACGGCGCCGCTCGACCGCGCTCTCCTCGCGACGCTCGCGACGCTCGTGGACGACGCCTCGGCCGCCCTCGACCGCTACGAGTACACGCGCGCGCTCGATCGCACCGAGGCGTTCTTCTGGTCCTTCTGCGACGACTACCTCGAGCTCGTGAAGGCCCGGCGCTACGGGGATCACGGCGCCGAGGGCGCGCAGTCGGCCAACGCCGCGATGCGCGCGACGCTGTCGGTGCTGACCAGGCTGCTGGCGCCCTACCTGCCCTTCGTGGCCGACGAAGTGTGGTCGTGGTGGCAGTCCGGCTCCGTCCACCGCGCGCCGTGGCCGACCTCGGCCGAGATCGCCGCGCTCGTGCCGGGATCGGCGGACGTGGCGCCGCTGGCCGTGGCCGTGGACGTCATCGCCGCGCTGCGGCGCGCGAAGTCCGAGGCCAAGGTGGGCATGAAGACGGCCATGTCCCGCGCCGTGGTGCGGGACACCGAGGCTCGCCTGGCGGCGTTGGGGCTCGTCGCGGCGGACGTCCGGGCGGCCGGGAACGTGCGCGATCTGGCCTTCGAACCCGCCGACACGCTGTCGGTCGACGCGACGTTCGAGCCGGCGTCAGGGGCGCCGGCATGA
- a CDS encoding VWA domain-containing protein, which yields MSTRVRVALVTALVAGVAVMSGASGQARQAPQGQAQPGQAPQTPPQAPAQPPPPPDAGGADQPVFRAGINFVRVDAIVTDRQGNPVTDLTSDDFEIVEDDTTQKIETFRLVKIDTTAPVETTRPLQTRDDEERAAQNEDARIFVFFLDDYHVRLGNSLAARKHLVEFVQTQLGPRDLVSVMYPLSPLDSVVLTRDHDQLVNAIERFQGRKFDYTPRNALEDRYANQPTEVVERVRRQVSLSALTGLAVKLGALREGRKAIVLVSEGYIALLPPQMRNAMATMPGLGNPNRLNPFAGENSQIEDRARFAAELDVQSELQRVFDESNRSNTSIYAVDPRGLSTGEFDIQDNISNRLSQDSLRQTQSTLQVLAENTDGRAIINRNDLARGMQQIVRDSSAYYLLGYNSTQSRSDGKFHPIKVRVKRPGLQVRARKGYWALTEAETVRATAPPKPGPPPAVARSLAAIADLTDHRLIRTWIGTAPAEGGKTSLTVVWEEVPPTPGTDRASVGRVVLTAASPSGDSYYKGLVGEAVVDGSAPSSARRGSVSFDVPPGKVSLRMSIEEKPDEVLDTDDRTIDVPDFTEPKAHLTTPRVYVARNAREFRAIRADADAAPTATREFHRTERLLLRLGAAGPGSDTVTYTARLLNRQGDKMADLTVVAAANGAPASIDLPLANLPAGEFLIEVAASGGDGLDQSELVAFRMVG from the coding sequence ATGTCTACCCGCGTCCGCGTTGCCCTCGTCACGGCGCTGGTCGCCGGCGTAGCCGTCATGTCCGGCGCGTCGGGACAGGCCCGGCAGGCTCCGCAGGGCCAGGCGCAACCCGGCCAGGCCCCGCAGACGCCGCCGCAGGCGCCAGCCCAGCCGCCTCCGCCCCCGGACGCGGGAGGGGCCGATCAGCCGGTGTTCCGAGCCGGCATCAACTTCGTCCGGGTGGACGCCATCGTCACCGACCGCCAGGGCAATCCCGTCACCGACCTGACCTCGGACGACTTCGAGATCGTCGAGGACGACACCACGCAGAAGATCGAGACGTTCCGGCTGGTGAAGATCGACACGACCGCCCCTGTCGAGACGACACGTCCGCTGCAGACTCGCGACGACGAGGAGCGCGCCGCCCAGAACGAGGACGCCCGCATCTTCGTGTTCTTCCTGGACGACTACCACGTGCGGCTCGGCAACAGCCTGGCCGCGCGCAAGCACCTCGTGGAGTTCGTGCAGACGCAGCTGGGCCCACGCGATCTCGTCTCGGTCATGTACCCCCTGAGTCCGCTCGACAGCGTCGTGCTCACGCGCGATCACGACCAGCTGGTGAACGCCATCGAGCGCTTCCAGGGCCGCAAGTTCGACTACACGCCCCGAAACGCCCTCGAGGACCGCTACGCCAACCAGCCCACCGAAGTCGTGGAGCGGGTGCGCCGCCAGGTGTCGCTGTCCGCGCTCACGGGGCTGGCGGTGAAGCTCGGCGCGCTTCGGGAGGGACGCAAGGCCATCGTCCTCGTGAGCGAGGGCTACATCGCGCTCCTGCCCCCGCAGATGCGCAACGCCATGGCGACCATGCCGGGGCTCGGCAACCCGAACCGCCTCAACCCGTTCGCCGGCGAGAACAGCCAGATCGAGGACCGGGCCCGGTTCGCGGCGGAGCTCGACGTCCAGTCCGAACTGCAGCGGGTGTTCGACGAGTCCAACCGCAGCAACACCTCGATCTACGCGGTGGACCCGCGCGGACTGTCGACGGGCGAGTTCGACATCCAGGACAACATCTCCAACCGGCTGAGCCAGGACTCGCTCCGCCAGACGCAGTCCACGCTCCAGGTGCTGGCCGAGAACACCGACGGCCGCGCCATCATCAACCGCAACGACCTGGCGCGGGGCATGCAGCAGATCGTCCGCGACTCCAGTGCATACTACCTGCTCGGCTACAACTCCACCCAGTCGCGCAGCGACGGAAAGTTCCATCCGATCAAGGTGCGGGTGAAGCGTCCCGGCCTGCAGGTGCGCGCGCGCAAGGGCTACTGGGCGCTCACGGAGGCCGAGACCGTCCGCGCCACCGCGCCGCCGAAGCCAGGGCCGCCCCCGGCGGTGGCCCGGTCGCTCGCGGCCATCGCGGACCTGACCGACCACCGGCTCATCCGGACCTGGATCGGCACGGCGCCCGCGGAGGGGGGGAAGACCAGCCTGACGGTGGTCTGGGAGGAAGTGCCGCCGACGCCCGGCACCGATCGCGCGTCGGTCGGCCGCGTGGTGCTGACGGCGGCCTCGCCGTCCGGCGACAGCTACTACAAAGGCCTGGTGGGCGAGGCCGTGGTCGACGGCAGCGCGCCGTCGTCCGCGCGGCGGGGCAGCGTGAGCTTCGACGTGCCGCCGGGCAAGGTCAGCCTCCGGATGTCGATCGAGGAGAAGCCGGACGAGGTGCTCGACACCGACGATCGGACCATCGACGTGCCGGACTTCACCGAGCCGAAGGCACATCTCACGACGCCCCGCGTCTACGTGGCGCGCAACGCCCGCGAGTTCCGGGCCATCCGGGCCGATGCGGATGCCGCCCCGACGGCCACCCGCGAATTCCACCGGACCGAACGGCTGCTGCTGCGGCTGGGCGCCGCCGGTCCCGGCAGCGACACCGTGACCTACACCGCACGTCTCCTCAATCGCCAGGGCGACAAGATGGCCGACCTCACCGTCGTGGCGGCCGCCAACGGCGCCCCGGCGAGCATCGATCTGCCGCTGGCGAACCTGCCCGCGGGTGAGTTCCTCATCGAGGTCGCGGCGTCCGGCGGCGACGGCCTGGACCAGAGCGAGCTGGTCGCGTTCCGGATGGTGGGGTAG